AGTTGAAGCTAATACTGGCTTTCTCAACCGCATCCCAACTCGGTTACATGTTCCTAGCTTTAGGGGCTGCTGGTCTAATAACAGAGTTTCCATTGGGCTTCCTAGCCGGCTTCTCCCATCTTATGAGTCACGCTATATTCAAAGCATCCCTCTTCCTCGTAGCCGGTGCGATGATACATGCCGTGCACTCTAGGTTCATAGACGATATGGGCGGCCTCTGGAAGGTCATGAGATGGTCCTTCCTATCCATTAGCCTCGCTGCCCTGAGTTTAATGGGAATACCACCATTCATGGGGTTCTGGACGAAGGACATGGTGCTAGAAGTGGCTAAGGACTCCGGGATATACATCGCTTACATTCTAGGCCTCATAACAGCCGGCCTCACTGCTTTCTACTCCACCAGACTATTGATAAGGACTTTCATAATCGGGAAAGCCCATCACGCTCACGAAGCTCATCCCATAATGCTACTCCCCTACCTGATCCTAGCTCTAATATCCTTCCTCCTCGGGATGCTCTGGCCCATCCTAGGGAGTAGCTTACTCTCCGGGATGGTGCTGAAAGTAATAGGGATTCATGAGGAGTTCCATCCGGAGCTGCACTTGGATCCAGGGCTCCTGATATCATCCTTAGGAATCGTCTCCCTGGGCATAATAGTGGCTCTATCCCTCTACTTGACTGAGGGAGGCCTCCGCAGTATATCCTCGATGAGGAGCAGCTCTCTGGGGAAGGCTATTCACGACTTCCTCTACGATAGGTGGTACATAAATGCCCTCTACTACAAAGTGATAGTGGGATCCTTCTCCTGGCTATCCAGGAACGTCTTCAAGTACTTCGACTCGCTGATAATAGATGGGTTCTACCATACCCTAATACCCAAGCTCACGGAGTGGCTCAGTTACTTCGGCTTCAAGTACTTCGAGACGGAGGTAGTGGATGATACCTACCATGAGAGGGTCGTGAGAGGATTCACCTCCCTCGGATCGTTCTTCAGGAGGATTCAGACAGGGCTGGTGAACCACTATCTCACGATATTCGTCTTAGGCCTCCTATTGGTGTTGCTGTTGATAATGTGGGTGGGATGATGGAGCTCATAATGTGGTCGATATTCGCGATCCTCTCAGCTGCTGGCCTCATAATACCGGCTATAGATTACCTTAAA
The sequence above is drawn from the Candidatus Korarchaeum cryptofilum OPF8 genome and encodes:
- a CDS encoding NADH-quinone oxidoreductase subunit 5 family protein; the protein is MDYALLTWSLPFIGALLSLILRGKVRDIIAVLAILASALFSTLSLQEFLRAGEPIHLSYQWIPSLGISLGTYVDSLSGFMSLIVSWLSFLIAAYSLKYMEEDPGLTRYWFFFDFFVGSMLLLVLADNLITMFLGWEGTGLASYALIGHWYTDEEERCVGDIGRKAFGVPMWFTPSHSGLRAIVFTRLGDVGFIAGIGVLYYFTKSFSIIEISERVADWAGPMAEGGLLLPFLLIFSLGAFAKSAQFPFHEWLVTAMTGPTSVSALIHAATMVKAGVYFLLRFSPIFVLAAHEVPMAESQVHGFFSVVAIIGAFTAFLMASQALVSRELKLILAFSTASQLGYMFLALGAAGLITEFPLGFLAGFSHLMSHAIFKASLFLVAGAMIHAVHSRFIDDMGGLWKVMRWSFLSISLAALSLMGIPPFMGFWTKDMVLEVAKDSGIYIAYILGLITAGLTAFYSTRLLIRTFIIGKAHHAHEAHPIMLLPYLILALISFLLGMLWPILGSSLLSGMVLKVIGIHEEFHPELHLDPGLLISSLGIVSLGIIVALSLYLTEGGLRSISSMRSSSLGKAIHDFLYDRWYINALYYKVIVGSFSWLSRNVFKYFDSLIIDGFYHTLIPKLTEWLSYFGFKYFETEVVDDTYHERVVRGFTSLGSFFRRIQTGLVNHYLTIFVLGLLLVLLLIMWVG